One genomic region from Acidobacteriota bacterium encodes:
- a CDS encoding DUF2239 family protein: MVEGTDAAEAGHRFIAFAGTNCVGAGTLLEAALGAKRALDEDADRRVLVLDAETSEPVELDLRGTPEEIAARIPAGPAEAPPRSPSPGRPRLGVVAREVTLLPRHWEWLNRQPGGASVTLRKVVEEARRSTAGGERRRLAQEACYRFMTDMAGDEPGYEEALRALYASDRARFDALTEAWPEDIRAHARALAAASRR, from the coding sequence ATGGTCGAGGGGACGGATGCGGCTGAGGCGGGACACCGGTTTATCGCTTTTGCAGGCACCAACTGCGTCGGCGCGGGAACCCTGCTCGAAGCGGCGCTGGGGGCGAAGCGCGCGCTCGACGAAGACGCCGACCGCCGGGTGCTCGTCCTCGACGCCGAAACCAGCGAACCGGTCGAACTCGACCTCCGGGGAACGCCCGAGGAGATCGCGGCCCGGATCCCGGCCGGACCGGCCGAGGCACCCCCCCGTTCTCCTTCGCCCGGGCGGCCGAGACTCGGGGTGGTCGCCCGGGAGGTGACCCTGCTGCCGCGGCACTGGGAATGGCTCAACCGTCAGCCGGGCGGGGCCTCGGTGACGCTGCGCAAAGTGGTCGAGGAGGCGCGCCGCTCGACGGCGGGCGGAGAGCGGCGGCGGCTCGCGCAGGAAGCGTGCTACCGCTTCATGACCGACATGGCGGGGGACGAGCCGGGGTACGAAGAGGCCCTGCGGGCGCTCTACGCCTCCGACCGGGCGCGCTTCGACGCGCTGACCGAAGCGTGGCCGGAGGACATCCGCGCCCACGCCCGGGCCCTGGCCGCGGCCTCCAGGCGTTAG